In a genomic window of Microcoleus sp. AS-A8:
- a CDS encoding cadmium resistance transporter: MNDLVTSIPTGLAAFSATNLDDIVILLLFFSQVNSTFRRRHIVIGQYLGFAALVVASLPGFFGGLILPRHWIGLLGLVPIAFGLMRLLNTESDSAEEDEAEIEPLNQSSFASFLSPQAYSVAAVTMANGSDNIGIYVPLFASSSFESLVGILGIFFVLVGVWCYAAYKLTHQKAIAHLLSRHGSTFVPFVLIGLGVFIVLESQALTPLALGLSCLCLTGLFTINSRLEELAKN; this comes from the coding sequence ATGAACGACTTAGTCACTTCAATTCCCACCGGATTAGCTGCCTTCAGTGCCACCAACCTCGACGATATTGTCATCCTGTTACTGTTTTTTTCTCAGGTGAATTCGACATTTCGTAGACGACATATTGTTATTGGTCAGTATCTCGGATTCGCTGCATTAGTGGTAGCTAGCCTTCCCGGCTTTTTTGGTGGCTTAATCTTGCCACGCCACTGGATTGGACTTTTAGGCTTAGTGCCCATCGCTTTCGGACTGATGCGCTTACTGAACACAGAAAGCGATTCCGCTGAAGAGGATGAGGCAGAAATTGAACCATTAAATCAATCTTCATTCGCTAGCTTTCTGTCTCCCCAAGCTTACAGTGTTGCTGCTGTCACGATGGCTAATGGCAGTGACAATATTGGGATTTATGTCCCTTTGTTTGCCAGTAGTAGCTTCGAGAGTTTAGTGGGAATTTTGGGTATATTCTTTGTGCTGGTTGGAGTTTGGTGTTACGCCGCCTATAAATTAACTCACCAGAAAGCAATTGCTCACCTTTTAAGTCGCCATGGCAGCACTTTTGTTCCGTTCGTTTTAATCGGATTAGGTGTGTTTATTGTTTTGGAAAGTCAGGCGTTAACACCACTAGCCCTAGGATTAAGTTGTCTGTGTTTAACTGGTCTTTTCACTATTAACAGTCGCTTGGAAGAACTCGCCAAAAATTGA
- a CDS encoding DUF202 domain-containing protein, with protein MQLQFKPTKVETKATTVDTKSQEIETKQQGRRNPSRVRDHLANERTYLAWIRTAIAMMGFGVVIVRLRHFQPPLIPRPGTGWKLGLLFSLVGLLTVLLSTQHYFSVRHDIDEDTYEPSDRWLLLFSLAVTILGAGVIYFVFTAPLNPMLLNAAFE; from the coding sequence ATGCAGTTACAATTCAAACCAACCAAAGTAGAGACTAAGGCCACCACGGTAGATACAAAATCTCAAGAGATAGAAACCAAGCAACAAGGACGACGAAATCCTTCGCGAGTGCGAGATCACTTAGCGAACGAACGCACTTACTTAGCATGGATACGCACTGCGATCGCTATGATGGGTTTTGGCGTTGTCATCGTTCGCCTTCGTCACTTTCAACCTCCCTTGATTCCCCGTCCCGGCACGGGATGGAAATTAGGTTTGCTCTTCTCATTGGTGGGTCTGCTCACGGTGTTACTCTCAACCCAGCACTACTTTTCCGTTCGCCACGATATCGACGAAGATACCTATGAACCATCTGACCGTTGGCTACTTCTGTTCAGCCTTGCCGTCACCATCTTGGGAGCTGGTGTCATCTATTTTGTGTTTACAGCCCCCCTCAACCCTATGTTGTTGAATGCTGCATTTGAATAA
- a CDS encoding sulfite exporter TauE/SafE family protein codes for MHYFLLPLLSFLVGIVVGLTGVGGASLITPMLIFLFQVPPSIAVSSDVVAATLMKVIGGVKHWRQQTLDLQVVKWLALGSVPGSLTGVGILYLLQHMGGINLDYILLRLIGAMMLVVTVSALAQLLLKTFVPKLKLPELPKFDLKTKSGRLQTVSVGAVLGCMVGLTSVSSGSMFALVLIAFFRLDSRKLVGTDISQAAILLLFTSLGHLTLGTVDWSLVLPIWLGTVPGVLVGAKLCKITPQRTLRFVIYSILLMVSWKLVYQA; via the coding sequence ATGCATTACTTCTTACTACCGCTCTTAAGTTTCTTAGTTGGCATCGTCGTTGGATTAACGGGAGTAGGCGGAGCATCCCTCATCACTCCGATGTTGATTTTCCTGTTCCAAGTTCCACCTTCGATCGCGGTTAGCTCTGATGTAGTGGCAGCTACATTAATGAAGGTTATTGGCGGCGTCAAGCACTGGCGGCAGCAAACCCTTGACCTGCAAGTAGTCAAATGGCTGGCTTTGGGGAGTGTACCCGGTTCACTGACGGGAGTCGGGATTTTATATCTGCTCCAGCATATGGGAGGCATTAACCTGGATTACATCCTGCTCCGCTTGATCGGTGCCATGATGTTAGTCGTCACGGTGTCGGCACTGGCGCAGTTACTGCTCAAGACGTTTGTGCCAAAGTTAAAGTTACCTGAACTGCCCAAGTTTGACTTAAAAACGAAGTCGGGTCGTCTTCAAACCGTCAGTGTGGGTGCCGTTTTAGGTTGTATGGTGGGTTTAACGAGCGTATCCTCCGGTTCGATGTTTGCGCTGGTGCTGATCGCCTTTTTCCGCCTTGACTCTCGGAAGTTGGTGGGTACCGATATTTCACAAGCCGCTATTTTGTTGCTGTTTACTTCCCTGGGACACCTCACGCTGGGGACGGTTGACTGGAGTTTGGTATTACCCATCTGGTTGGGTACAGTACCGGGTGTATTAGTGGGTGCGAAGCTGTGCAAAATCACCCCTCAACGGACTCTCCGCTTTGTGATTTATTCCATCCTATTAATGGTGAGTTGGAAGTTGGTCTATCAAGCCTAA
- a CDS encoding prohibitin family protein, protein MTSKKALYRAVRFLLILSLAVIIFSPFVIVNAGERGVLMQFGKVQDTVLGEGIHLIIPIVNTVKNLSVRVQKQEIAAEASSKDLQEVFTDVALNWHIIPEKVNATFQQIGDERAIVERIINPAVEEVLKAVIAEYTAEEIITKRGEVKAGVDESLMTRLNNYHIDVDDISLVHVHFSPRFSDAVEAKQIAEQEAKKAGFVVLRAIKEAEAKVNLARGEAEAQRLLRVTLTPEILHKQAIDRWDGKLPLVVGKGGVKLLDLSQFVKNSEK, encoded by the coding sequence ATGACATCAAAAAAAGCTCTCTACAGAGCAGTTCGATTCCTTCTAATCTTATCGCTGGCAGTTATCATTTTCTCACCTTTCGTAATTGTCAATGCTGGAGAACGAGGTGTCCTAATGCAGTTCGGCAAAGTGCAGGACACAGTACTCGGAGAAGGAATTCACCTGATAATCCCTATCGTTAATACTGTGAAAAATTTGAGCGTTCGCGTACAAAAGCAGGAAATTGCTGCCGAAGCCTCCTCGAAAGACCTTCAAGAAGTTTTCACCGATGTCGCTCTCAACTGGCATATTATCCCAGAAAAAGTTAATGCGACTTTTCAGCAAATTGGGGACGAGAGAGCTATCGTCGAGCGAATTATTAACCCAGCCGTAGAAGAAGTACTAAAAGCTGTCATAGCCGAGTACACAGCTGAAGAAATTATTACCAAGCGCGGAGAAGTCAAAGCGGGTGTAGATGAATCATTAATGACAAGACTCAATAATTATCACATTGATGTCGATGATATTTCTTTGGTACATGTTCACTTCTCTCCGCGATTTAGTGATGCCGTTGAAGCGAAACAAATTGCCGAGCAAGAGGCTAAGAAGGCAGGGTTTGTCGTGTTAAGGGCTATAAAAGAGGCAGAGGCTAAGGTGAATTTAGCACGCGGAGAAGCTGAAGCGCAAAGGTTGCTGCGTGTGACTTTAACTCCAGAGATACTGCACAAACAAGCCATAGATCGCTGGGATGGAAAACTACCCTTGGTTGTGGGCAAGGGAGGTGTCAAATTGTTAGATTTAAGCCAATTCGTTAAAAATTCCGAAAAGTGA
- a CDS encoding cadmium resistance transporter yields the protein MSDFGTAITEGITAFAATNIDDIVILLVFFTQVDANFRRRHIVVGQYLGFTVLILASLPGFFGGLVVSREWIGLLGLLPIAIGIRQLVTRQKDDTPQVQTVTPNFEPSSPRNPLISFLSSVISPPTYQVAAVTFANGGDNISIYIPLFAGSSLLRLGVIIIVFFLMVGVWCICAYQLTRQPNIAQVLSRYGHAIVPFVLIALGLFIMYERGTFSLLPWLRA from the coding sequence ATGAGTGACTTTGGGACAGCTATCACTGAAGGGATCACAGCCTTCGCCGCCACTAATATTGATGACATCGTTATCCTGCTGGTATTTTTTACTCAAGTCGATGCTAACTTCCGGCGTCGTCATATTGTAGTGGGTCAGTACCTGGGTTTTACAGTCCTCATCCTCGCCAGCTTACCGGGGTTTTTTGGTGGCTTGGTGGTATCCCGCGAATGGATTGGATTACTCGGACTTCTACCCATTGCCATTGGCATCAGGCAACTGGTGACTCGGCAAAAAGACGATACACCGCAGGTGCAAACGGTAACCCCTAATTTTGAGCCGTCTTCACCTCGTAACCCGCTAATCTCCTTCCTCTCAAGTGTGATTTCTCCCCCAACGTATCAAGTGGCGGCGGTAACGTTTGCCAATGGGGGTGACAATATCAGCATCTACATTCCGTTGTTTGCCGGGAGTAGCCTCCTCAGGCTGGGAGTGATTATCATTGTCTTTTTTTTGATGGTAGGCGTTTGGTGTATTTGCGCTTACCAATTAACGCGTCAACCGAACATTGCTCAGGTTTTGAGTCGCTATGGTCATGCCATTGTCCCTTTTGTCTTGATTGCCCTAGGTCTATTTATCATGTACGAGCGAGGCACCTTTAGTCTCCTGCCGTGGCTGAGAGCCTAA